A stretch of the uncultured Trichococcus sp. genome encodes the following:
- a CDS encoding glycoside hydrolase family 1 protein, with product MQHTKLKDFPEGFLWGSASAAYQVEGAWDEDGKGVSVWDTFVRIPGKTFKGTNGDVAVDHYHRFKEDVALMAEQGLKAYRFSIAWSRIFPHNMNETNEKGLQFYDDLIDELLANQIEPVVTLYHWDIPQYLQDEYLGWESRQIIEDFTTYAETVFRRYGDRVKYWVSLNEQNIFISHGYMMATHPPAVKDPKRMYQANHHANVANAAAINKYRSLGLDGQIGPSFAYSPGYPIDARPENILAAENFDEMNAYFWMDVYANGEYPSVIWNWLQENDLQPETRPEDFEMLKAGKPDFMGVNYYQTSTVAANPLDGVGIGTPNYSGEKGSTERGGIPGVFKEVLNPFVEKTNWDWDIDPVGLRIALRRINSRYGLPILITENGLGEYDKLEEGQIHDQYRIDYLNDHAKAVQEAITDGVKVLGYCTWSYTDLLSWLNGYQKRYGFVYVDRDEDSPKELKRYKKASYYWYKEVIEQNGKNLK from the coding sequence ATGCAACATACAAAATTGAAGGATTTTCCGGAGGGATTCTTATGGGGATCGGCCTCAGCCGCCTACCAAGTCGAAGGTGCTTGGGATGAAGATGGGAAAGGTGTGTCTGTCTGGGATACTTTTGTAAGAATTCCCGGCAAGACGTTTAAAGGAACGAACGGGGATGTAGCAGTTGATCACTACCATCGTTTCAAAGAAGATGTCGCATTGATGGCCGAACAGGGACTGAAGGCTTATCGTTTTTCGATTGCTTGGAGCCGTATCTTCCCTCATAACATGAATGAAACGAACGAAAAAGGTCTTCAGTTCTATGATGATCTGATTGATGAGTTGCTGGCGAATCAAATCGAACCGGTTGTCACTTTGTATCATTGGGATATCCCGCAATATCTGCAGGACGAGTATCTAGGCTGGGAATCGCGCCAAATCATCGAAGACTTTACCACCTACGCAGAAACAGTGTTCCGCAGATACGGCGATCGGGTAAAATATTGGGTATCCTTGAACGAACAAAATATTTTCATTTCCCATGGCTACATGATGGCGACCCATCCTCCGGCAGTGAAGGATCCGAAACGGATGTACCAAGCAAACCATCATGCGAACGTAGCGAATGCGGCAGCCATCAACAAATATCGTTCGCTTGGTCTGGACGGGCAGATTGGCCCGAGTTTCGCTTATTCGCCGGGCTATCCTATTGACGCACGCCCAGAAAACATTTTGGCGGCGGAGAACTTCGACGAAATGAACGCCTATTTTTGGATGGACGTCTATGCCAATGGGGAATATCCTTCCGTCATCTGGAATTGGTTGCAAGAAAACGATCTGCAGCCCGAGACTCGACCTGAAGATTTCGAGATGTTGAAAGCAGGAAAACCGGATTTCATGGGCGTGAATTATTATCAGACATCAACGGTTGCCGCGAATCCATTGGATGGCGTCGGCATCGGCACGCCGAACTATTCCGGCGAAAAGGGGAGTACCGAAAGAGGCGGAATTCCAGGTGTTTTCAAAGAAGTACTGAATCCATTCGTCGAAAAAACCAATTGGGATTGGGATATCGATCCGGTGGGGCTTCGGATCGCCTTGCGTCGGATAAACAGCCGATACGGATTGCCGATACTGATAACCGAAAACGGCTTGGGTGAATACGACAAGCTTGAAGAGGGACAGATCCATGACCAGTACCGGATCGATTATCTGAACGACCATGCCAAAGCGGTTCAGGAAGCCATCACGGATGGGGTGAAAGTGCTCGGATATTGCACTTGGAGCTATACCGATCTTTTGAGTTGGCTGAATGGGTATCAAAAGCGCTATGGATTTGTTTATGTGGACCGCGATGAGGACAGTCCGAAAGAATTGAAACGCTACAAAAAGGCCAGTTATTACTGGTACAAAGAGGTCATAGAACAAAACGGAAAGAATTTGAAGTAG
- a CDS encoding PTS lactose/cellobiose transporter subunit IIA, with translation MAEPKNLEVIMQLIMHGGDAKGNAIEAIEAAKAGDFASANEKISESEKALVEAHHAQTGLLTQEASGDAVELSLLMVHGQDHLMTSIAFKDLAKEIVEIYEKIAK, from the coding sequence ATGGCAGAACCAAAAAACCTAGAGGTCATCATGCAATTGATCATGCATGGGGGCGATGCAAAAGGGAATGCGATTGAAGCGATCGAAGCCGCAAAAGCAGGAGACTTTGCATCAGCGAACGAAAAAATCAGCGAATCGGAAAAAGCATTGGTGGAAGCTCACCATGCGCAGACCGGCCTGTTGACACAAGAAGCATCAGGAGATGCAGTGGAGCTGTCGTTGTTGATGGTCCATGGACAAGATCATTTGATGACGTCCATCGCATTCAAAGACTTGGCGAAAGAAATCGTCGAAATCTATGAGAAAATCGCAAAATAA
- a CDS encoding PTS sugar transporter subunit IIB, which produces MADKTIMLVCAAGMSTSLLVSKMQKAAAAQGLDAEIFAVSASEADAHLAKKKIDVLMLGPQVKYMKKQFEDKVAGTDTKMDVINMQDYGMMNGEKVLKTALTLMGE; this is translated from the coding sequence ATGGCAGACAAAACAATCATGTTAGTATGTGCAGCTGGAATGAGCACCAGCTTACTTGTATCGAAAATGCAAAAAGCGGCGGCAGCGCAAGGATTGGACGCTGAAATTTTCGCAGTATCCGCTTCCGAAGCCGATGCACACTTGGCCAAGAAAAAAATCGATGTCCTGATGTTGGGACCTCAAGTGAAATACATGAAAAAACAATTCGAAGACAAAGTTGCCGGTACGGACACAAAAATGGATGTCATCAACATGCAGGACTACGGCATGATGAACGGCGAAAAAGTATTGAAAACAGCTTTAACTTTAATGGGCGAATAA
- a CDS encoding PTS sugar transporter subunit IIC, translated as MDKFLDTLQEKLGPIAYKLNENRYLSAIKSGFFGAMSLLIIGSIFLLFANLPIPGYADMMAGIFGANWTQFFMVPYNMTMNIMTLFVMIGISQDLSKHYGLDDLAGIIYGIVGFLILTPTLLSAENASGIPMGNLSASGLFLGMMSAVFAVEIIRWVLARGWKISMPDSVPSNVAKSFDALIPGLFVILIFNILRMVFTLTPYETAQSFIFEIIQAPLTSLGATLPATVLVLILETLLFSFGLHGPNILGAIMNPIWLSLTAGNAEAYAAGAELPNIVNAQFYANFIKLGGAGSTIGLALLCLFVAKSTQFKTLGKLAFGPAIFNINEPLIFGMPIVLNPILMIPFILTPVILAILTYFVMSIGLVPLTNGVNIPWTTPPLFSGFLISGWRGAVWQIVETVISAAIFYPFFKIEDNKAYNVEIGEVEADASGNVVA; from the coding sequence ATGGATAAATTCTTAGATACGTTACAAGAAAAATTAGGACCAATCGCTTACAAACTGAACGAAAACCGTTATCTTTCAGCAATCAAGAGCGGGTTCTTCGGAGCAATGTCCCTGTTGATCATCGGATCGATTTTCCTGTTGTTCGCAAACTTGCCGATTCCTGGATACGCAGACATGATGGCAGGCATCTTCGGAGCCAACTGGACGCAATTCTTCATGGTGCCTTACAACATGACAATGAACATCATGACATTGTTCGTTATGATCGGGATTTCCCAAGACTTGTCCAAACACTACGGCTTGGATGATCTGGCAGGAATCATCTACGGTATCGTTGGATTCCTTATCTTGACTCCAACATTATTGAGTGCTGAAAACGCATCAGGAATCCCAATGGGTAACTTGAGTGCCAGCGGTTTGTTCCTGGGTATGATGAGTGCGGTTTTCGCAGTCGAAATCATCCGTTGGGTATTGGCTCGCGGCTGGAAAATAAGCATGCCTGATTCCGTACCATCAAACGTTGCCAAATCATTTGACGCTTTGATCCCGGGATTGTTCGTCATCCTGATCTTCAACATCTTGCGTATGGTATTCACTTTGACACCTTACGAAACAGCACAATCATTCATCTTTGAAATCATCCAAGCGCCACTGACCAGCTTAGGCGCAACATTGCCTGCAACTGTCTTGGTACTTATTTTGGAAACGCTTTTGTTCTCGTTCGGTCTTCACGGTCCAAACATCTTGGGAGCTATCATGAATCCGATTTGGTTGTCTCTGACAGCTGGAAATGCAGAAGCTTACGCTGCAGGGGCTGAATTGCCGAACATTGTCAACGCCCAATTCTATGCAAACTTCATCAAACTTGGTGGTGCCGGTTCAACAATAGGTTTGGCATTGTTGTGCTTATTCGTAGCCAAATCGACTCAATTCAAAACACTCGGAAAATTAGCATTCGGACCTGCAATCTTCAACATCAATGAGCCTTTGATCTTCGGTATGCCAATCGTATTGAACCCAATCTTGATGATTCCATTCATCTTGACTCCGGTAATCTTGGCTATCCTGACTTACTTCGTGATGAGCATCGGTCTGGTTCCTCTTACGAACGGGGTAAACATTCCTTGGACAACTCCTCCGCTATTTTCAGGTTTCTTGATCAGCGGCTGGAGAGGTGCTGTATGGCAAATCGTCGAAACAGTCATCAGTGCTGCAATCTTCTACCCATTCTTCAAAATCGAAGACAACAAAGCATACAATGTTGAAATCGGTGAAGTTGAAGCTGACGCTTCAGGCAACGTAGTAGCATAA
- a CDS encoding glycoside hydrolase family 1 protein has protein sequence MYHKKLKPFKKDFLWGSATSAYQVEGAWDEDGKGPSVQDVKEIVPDTSDFKVATDHYHHMQEDIALLAEMGFKTYRFSISWSRVIPDGDGEVNPKGLQFYSDLVDECLKYGIEPLVTVYHFDLPQGLAEKGGWENRATIDAFVRYCDILFDNLGDRVKLWLTINEQNMMILHGAAVGTGESTLKSLYQQNHHMLVAQARVMNNCHEKLPHVKIGPAPNISAVYPKSNNPADVQAADLYTAIRNWLYLDIAVYGVYNHQVWAYLEENDALPDMEPGDLEILKSAECDFIAFNYYNSSTVQAYPAGTERKAGKKDQQLSDSQEGFFAGSDNEHLPYTEFGWQIDPTGFRTTINQIYSRYRKPLIVTENGLGGIDKLEDGKVHDTYRIDYLRNHIEQMNLAVTDGADVFGYCTWSAIDLISTHQGFRKRYGFVYVNREDFDLKDLKRYRKDSFYWYKGVIASNGEKLEG, from the coding sequence ATGTATCATAAGAAATTGAAACCGTTTAAAAAAGATTTTTTATGGGGGTCCGCAACAAGCGCATATCAAGTTGAAGGCGCCTGGGACGAAGATGGTAAAGGCCCGTCGGTTCAGGATGTGAAGGAAATAGTTCCCGACACTTCCGATTTTAAAGTAGCTACTGACCATTACCACCACATGCAGGAAGATATCGCGTTGTTGGCTGAGATGGGATTCAAAACCTATCGCTTCTCGATTTCATGGTCACGGGTCATTCCGGACGGCGACGGCGAAGTCAATCCAAAAGGTCTTCAGTTCTACAGTGACTTGGTGGATGAATGTCTGAAATACGGCATCGAGCCGTTAGTGACGGTCTACCATTTTGACTTGCCGCAAGGACTGGCTGAAAAAGGTGGCTGGGAAAACCGCGCCACAATCGATGCCTTTGTCCGCTACTGCGATATCCTTTTCGATAACCTGGGGGACCGCGTCAAATTATGGCTTACGATCAATGAACAGAACATGATGATTTTGCATGGCGCTGCGGTCGGTACTGGGGAAAGCACCTTGAAATCCTTGTACCAACAAAACCACCACATGCTTGTTGCGCAAGCGAGGGTGATGAACAACTGCCACGAAAAATTGCCGCATGTGAAAATCGGACCGGCACCGAACATTTCGGCCGTCTATCCGAAATCGAACAACCCAGCGGACGTCCAAGCAGCTGATCTGTATACCGCAATCCGTAACTGGCTTTATCTTGATATCGCCGTGTATGGTGTATACAATCACCAAGTGTGGGCTTACCTGGAAGAAAACGATGCATTGCCTGACATGGAGCCGGGTGACTTGGAGATACTGAAATCCGCGGAATGCGATTTCATCGCCTTCAATTACTACAACAGCTCGACTGTTCAAGCTTATCCGGCCGGAACGGAACGCAAAGCAGGCAAAAAAGATCAGCAATTATCAGATAGCCAAGAAGGATTCTTCGCAGGATCCGACAATGAGCATCTTCCTTATACTGAATTCGGTTGGCAGATCGACCCTACTGGATTCCGCACGACGATTAACCAAATTTACTCTCGTTATCGTAAACCCCTGATCGTTACTGAAAACGGTTTAGGCGGTATTGATAAGCTGGAAGATGGGAAGGTCCATGATACATATCGGATCGACTATCTCCGCAACCATATCGAACAGATGAACCTGGCTGTTACGGATGGAGCAGATGTGTTCGGCTATTGCACCTGGAGTGCGATCGACCTTATCAGCACCCACCAAGGGTTCCGCAAGCGTTATGGCTTTGTTTACGTCAATCGGGAAGACTTCGATCTAAAAGATCTGAAGAGATACCGGAAAGATAGTTTCTATTGGTACAAAGGAGTGATCGCGTCAAACGGGGAAAAACTGGAAGGTTAG
- a CDS encoding MurR/RpiR family transcriptional regulator, whose protein sequence is MFNQENVKLLTNTELKVYEYIVQRTQKVIRMSVREIASETHVSPATVTRTISKLGFENIWECKLHLKEMDNRKHNKKVFETSEIVEEFFSRSMQSEYEEKIQNAVEMIANSDVALFFGIGTSGLIAAYASRQFSNLGQSTFHIQDPYYPFHLISRQYTNTVAIVCSVSGETEIMLRKAGDLKSLGSKIISITNSSTNSLARQSDINFAYHLTPEYVDEEVNVTSQLPAVFLIETLARRNYNYMQQLRNHKPQ, encoded by the coding sequence GTGTTCAATCAAGAAAATGTGAAGTTACTGACGAATACAGAATTAAAGGTATACGAGTACATCGTGCAACGCACCCAAAAAGTGATTCGTATGAGCGTTCGCGAGATAGCTTCCGAGACTCATGTATCGCCGGCAACGGTTACGCGGACCATCAGCAAACTGGGTTTTGAAAATATCTGGGAGTGCAAGCTGCATCTGAAGGAAATGGACAACCGTAAACACAATAAGAAGGTGTTTGAAACTTCTGAAATCGTCGAAGAGTTTTTCAGCCGCTCCATGCAATCGGAGTACGAAGAAAAAATACAGAATGCAGTCGAAATGATAGCCAATTCCGACGTTGCGCTCTTTTTTGGAATCGGCACGTCAGGCCTGATCGCTGCTTATGCATCCCGGCAGTTTTCAAATTTGGGTCAAAGCACCTTCCATATCCAAGACCCTTATTATCCATTCCACTTGATCAGCCGGCAGTATACAAATACCGTGGCAATCGTTTGTTCCGTTTCGGGAGAAACAGAAATCATGTTAAGGAAAGCGGGAGATCTGAAGAGTCTGGGAAGCAAAATCATCAGCATCACGAATTCCTCCACCAATTCATTGGCCAGGCAGTCAGATATAAATTTTGCTTATCACCTCACGCCTGAATACGTCGACGAAGAGGTCAACGTGACTTCCCAATTACCGGCCGTGTTTTTGATTGAAACACTGGCAAGACGCAACTATAACTACATGCAACAACTGCGCAATCACAAGCCTCAATGA